ggtacaagaaacGGGAAAGGAGTATGGTTACGTAATTGTTTCCCGCCGATCGAAAAATATTGGCTGTACTACTGGGATGGTATGGCTTGTGTGCGACCGTTGTGGTGAGCACCGTAGTAAAGCAACAGTTAGGAAAGCTGGTAACAAAAAAATCGGTTGCCCATTTTCAATACTCGCCATCCGGGACGTGACGAATGACACGTGGGAGTTAAAAGTGGACAACGCGAACCATAACCACGAACCTACGACGAGTCTGTTGGGCCACGCTTTTGTGCGAAGATTTACTGAAGCCGAATACAAGCTAGTGGAGCAGCTAATTGCTCCAAACATGGAGCCACGTATCATATTTCAAACCCTAAGAAAGCAGTTCCCCGACAGCCTGCATGTTCAGAAAGACGTGCAAAATGCGGTACAAAAAATTAGAGCGACACTAATGGACGGAAAGACTCCTATGCAGGCACTGGAAAGCCTGCTGCATGACAACCGATTCATTTACGACACCCGACAGGAAGCTAAAACAGATGTCGTAACAAAGATTTTCTTTGTTCATCCTTATTCAATCActatgtggcgtgcattcccgcaCGTGATGTTGATCGACGCGACCTACAAAACAAACCTCTACAACATGCCATTTGTCCAGGTTGTGGGTTTGACGTCGACCAACAAGTCTTTTTGTATCGCACATGCCGTTATTTGCAAAGAACGAAGGGGTAACTACGTGTGGGTGCTTGAGCGGATCAAGTCAACGTTGCATGAATGTATGATGCCGCGTGTGATAGTCACGGATAGAGAGCTTGCCCTAATTAACGCGTGTGCTAAAGTATTCCCGAACGCAACCAGGCTTCTATACCAGTTTCACATCGAACAAAATATAAGTAGACATTGCAAGCAAGCGTTCAATAAAGAAGATTGGGGGAAATTTATGACGTACTGGCGGAGAGTGTGCGAATCTGCTTCAGAGCCCATGTACAAATACAACTATATAACCGACTTGTGGTTACCAATCGAGAAAGTAAGTGTTCCTTCAACAAACGACTCACCCAatctattatattttacacacgcttttacatttcattattttatttttgcaAGTGTCTATGATTATGTCTATGAAAACTGGCTCAAAGACTATAAAGAAATGTTCGTTTATGCGTGGACCGATAAGTGTCGCAACTTTGGTCAGCGCACCACCAACAGAGTTGAGGGCCAGCACGCAAATTTAAAAAGATACGTTACGCGCGGGAGTTCATTGGAGCGAATAGCAAGATGCGTCATTGATATAGTTAAAACTCAGTACGATGAAATACAAAAAAGTTTCACCGAGAGCATCGAAAAAAGGATGAACCACCACAGACACCTATGTTGGACAACCTACGTGGAAAGGTTTCCCATGAAGTACTTGATTTGCTGGCAAAAGAGCTAATGAGGAAGCTGGAGGTGTTGCAGAAACTTAACGCATCATGTGGTTGCCATATGTGGCTTAGCTATGGATTGCCGTGTGCTTGTAGGCTGGAAAACTACAAACGTAcaggtaaaaaatattaaaaccacAAACCTTTTGTTATTTTGTACGATTTAGCTGTTTCTCACACCGTATTAAATTAACTGTGCAGGGCGTATGATACAACTCGACGATATAGATGTATTCTGGCGTAAGCTTGATTTGCTCCCGTGTAAACTGGTAAACGAGGAAGTCGATATTGTAGCAGAGCTCAATAATGTGCGGCAACATTTAGAGGCGCAGTCCCCCGTTCAGCAAAAGAGTATGCTTTCAAAGATAAAAGTGGTCTTTACCCCGAAATCGTCAACCAAGAAACCACCGATCGTCCAACAAAATACTCGCGGTCAGCCTACATTAAAGAAAGTACAAGAAAGGCTAGATGAAGCTGCGAGGTTAGACGAAGCTGCGAGATACAGCTCCTATGGCGAGGACAACAACGTATATACCACTTCCCCGAAACATAGGTACGATTTACCCCGACACAGCTCATACGTGCCGTCAGAGGGCTCTCGTGGAACTGGTTCGGTTGTAaagtctgaaaaacctaaaatgaAACGAAACAGTTCAACGAGTTCTAAAAAGAAGGAGACGCGGGATGATCAGGGTTTTCCATTAATGAAGGGGGATGAGCACTTGTTAAGCATTAAGAGGTTTAAGAATCAAATTCCATTAGAGTTTCACTCTTACATATCGCGTATACAAGAAGTGACCCCAGACGGTCATTGTGGGTACAGGTCTGTGGCTGTCGGGTTAGGTTTTACGGAACACGTATGGCCCCGTATTCGAAGTGATTTACTACTGGAGATTGACCATAACAAGCCGCGTTGGAAGCATGTATTCGAAACATATAAAGAAGGAGACTTTAAACGAATACGTAACAACATCGAATGGCATTCAGTGAAAGGGTGCGATCCAAGTCACTGGATGGAAATGCCCCACGTAGGGCTTCTCGTAGCGCAAAGGTATAATATTGTCCTCCACGTGCTAAGCATCGAAGGGAGCTCTACCATCTTCCCATTAACGGATGCCCCACTAGATCCACGACCTCAAGCGATAACGCTCATACATGTTTACGGGGGACACTTCGTACATGCCAAGTTGGAATGAGACTACTCCATGCCTTTAGCGACCCCATTGTGGTAGACACATCGATCAATAGCTGCGAAACGGTGGGAAGAAATATATAGACCGTAGTTACAGCACTACTACGAGTTAATCAATCCTAAATCAGACTCATACAAAGACAGAGAACCGAGTATAAATGTTATCGAAGATTAAGCGgaaacttgtatttttgtaaattgtagaatttttttaatttataaagtttgtatcatttttaatttttataattcataatttttgtattatttttagcttttctaaatcatatttgtattatttatcaaataataTTGTTTTCTATAAATATAAACAaaggaaaacacaaaaaaataaaaaaaaggatctttatatacgttgcgtagggatccctacgcagcgtatggaATGCAAATGACAAAACAACCCCTTTTTTTGGCTTCGTATTGCCTAAACACAAGGGCAAAATAGTAAAATGATCAACATAGTACGTAGCGTATTGATCCATACGCAGCATATGTAAAAGGCGGACAATTCCCCCCCCCCTAAATCAAAGTTTGAAAACCTAAATAtgttaaattaccattttgcccttgTGTTTGGGCTATACGGAGCTGATTACAAGGGTAAAAAGGTCATTGTCTGACCTTTATATACGCTACGTATGGATCTCTACGGCGCGTATATAAAGGTCAAGAGAATGACCTTTATACCCTTGTAAAGGTCATTCTCTTGACCTTTATATACGCGTTGTAGAGATCCATACGTAGTGTATATAAAGGTCAGACAATGACCTTTTTACCCTTGTAATCAGCTCCGTATAGCTAAAAACAcaagggcaaaatggtaattttagTGAAGTCAAACTGCTTTTTGACTTTTGCATACGCATCGTAGGGATCTCTACGCTGCGTAGAGGTTCTGATTTAAATCAGGGATCTCGACCGTATACGACACGAATTCGAAGTATAAAACAGGTATTTACTCAACCTATTTaagtaattttgattttttttttgtattttatccGTAAATTAGATGTTTTTTAGGTAAATTAGGGTTTGGTTAGTGATTGAACTTTCGTAAATTAGGGTTTGGTTAAGCTTTGATTAGTGttgatttgtttgacttgttAGGGTTTAGCCACTGAACTCTCTGATTAGGTATTATCTGTTTGTTTTAAACATAGGATTTGGTTAAGCTTTGATTAGGTATTATCTGTTTGTTTTAAACATAGGATTTGCAGTGATTATCTGTATAATCTTCAAACGTTTGGAATGAATGCATTATCTGTATAATCTTCAAACAGTTTTAAACGTAGGCTGCAAATACCGTTTCATTTTAGTTGTCTACCTAATGGACCTGTTTCATTTTAGTTACCGTTTCATTTTAGTTGTCTACATAATGGCCGTAAACTGAAAGTTGTCTACATAATGGACCTGTTTCATAGGCTGCAAACCATGAGCCAAACCGTTACCAATTCGTTACTAATGACCGTAAACTGAAACCAAACCATTGAACATTAAAAGCAAACCGTTACTAATGGATTGGTTACGGTTTGGTTTTACAATTCGGCTTTTATTGGACCGGACCTTATATAAAATCCAGAAATAAAACATAAACGTCCAAACATGGACGTCCAAACAGAAAGCCGAATTCAAACTTGGTTGGTGCTCCGTTTGCAAGGCGACTGCAAACGCCTGCAAAATGGCTGCCGTTtggggctgcgtttgcagccaTTTAAACGCCTGCAAACGGCTGTGAAATCgcagaaaactgttttattttaaaatacaGTAAAACACTCGCTGGTTTAtctaatatttttttttggttttcagGACGAGAAAGATGGAGGATGAAATGGAAATAGAAGAAATTAATCCGGAGCAGCCGCAAAAGCAGAAACGTCCACCGGCGGATCCTCTCCTGAATCACCCGTATTTGGAGTTTCCTCCGGAATCCGACGCTGCTCTCCGTTGCGACAAGCTTCAGAACATGCACGTCGGTGCCCATTTTGCGGTTTCTTGGAAAACCCTCCGGGAGCTCACGGCTGAAGATTGGGCGCGGGAGTTTGTTCCCAGTGATTCACCGAGCTAGCGTTTACGCCGAGCTACAGGGAGATACTGATCGAGTTTCTGTCGTCGTTCGAGTTTCATCCTCGTCGGCCAGATCAGGTTGTGGACCCCGCGTAACCCCCTCCCCCGCCCGAGGTTTCTTTTCGCATGGCTGGCCAGGCGCGTTCAATGTCACTTGCAGAGTTTGCGGTGCATAGCAGTTTGTATACGGAGGCTGAGATCGCTACGGATCTATATACGACGGTACGTTTAACACaaattttgtattgttattattattattttaatatataacatttaagatttaatattaatttaatgtttaataaacaTTCGTGTAAACAGCGGTTGGTAATGGTTGATAAACCCACGCTTTTAGGGTTTTGGGCTTTGATCGCGGACATCGATCAGTGGGACCACCGACATTCCAATGGAAGGGTTACAACGATTAAGGATCCGCTCTTTAGCTAcgttagttattattattttaaaaatagttattattatttaaatagaaaatatatttttttaaacctaAATTGTTTTTTTCTAAacagaaaactgtttttttttttaaatagaactttttttaaaccgattttttttaaacagatttttttgacgatcttagttttgacgctcgtaacgcgcgtacggtcctaacgagcgtcgaaactaagttcggcgttaaatttttattttattatttagtcgaaatCGAatcgtaaggcgcgtaggtccctaacgagcgtcgaaactaagttcgtcgttttatattttaacgacgaacttatttcgacgctcgttagggacctacgcgactTACGGTTCGACatggacta
This genomic stretch from Helianthus annuus cultivar XRQ/B chromosome 8, HanXRQr2.0-SUNRISE, whole genome shotgun sequence harbors:
- the LOC110869662 gene encoding uncharacterized protein LOC110869662 translates to MSLTDLKNWVQETGKEYGYVIVSRRSKNIGCTTGMVWLVCDRCGEHRSKATVRKAGNKKIGCPFSILAIRDVTNDTWELKVDNANHNHEPTTSLLGHAFVRRFTEAEYKLVEQLIAPNMEPRIIFQTLRKQFPDSLHVQKDVQNAVQKIRATLMDGKTPMQALESLLHDNRFIYDTRQEAKTDVVTKIFFVHPYSITMWRAFPHVMLIDATYKTNLYNMPFVQVVGLTSTNKSFCIAHAVICKERRGNYVWVLERIKSTLHECMMPRVIVTDRELALINACAKVFPNATRLLYQFHIEQNISRHCKQAFNKEDWGKFMTYWRRVCESASEPMYKYNYITDLWLPIEKFHREHRKKDEPPQTPMLDNLRGKVSHEVLDLLAKELMRKLEVLQKLNASCGCHMWLSYGLPCACRLENYKRTGRMIQLDDIDVFWRKLDLLPCKLVNEEVDIVAELNNVRQHLEAQSPVQQKSMLSKIKVVFTPKSSTKKPPIVQQNTRGQPTLKKVQERLDEAARLDEAARYSSYGEDNNVYTTSPKHRYDLPRHSSYVPSEGSRGTGSVVKSEKPKMKRNSSTSSKKKETRDDQGFPLMKGDEHLLSIKRFKNQIPLEFHSYISRIQEVTPDGHCGYRSVAVGLGFTEHVWPRIRSDLLLEIDHNKPRWKHVFETYKEGDFKRIRNNIEWHSVKGCDPSHWMEMPHVGLLVAQRTRKMEDEMEIEEINPEQPQKQKRPPADPLLNHPYLEFPPESDAALRCDKLQNMHVGAHFAVSWKTLRELTAEDWAREFVPSDSPS